Genomic segment of Sebastes umbrosus isolate fSebUmb1 chromosome 19, fSebUmb1.pri, whole genome shotgun sequence:
CTCCATGTCTGTTATACCGctgagtttatttattttcattctgaACTGGTGGATAGTGGGAACAGAGTTATTCCAAATGCATGGGAGATTATTAATATGGGATTTTTTGTTGTCTACTGTTTATTTCCCTTCTGCTGTCTTTAGCTCTCACGTTCTAGCTCAATGAGTTCTTTATCACGCGAAGTGAGTCAGCATTTAAACCAGGTACCTCTAGCTGGACCTCGACTGGTCCACTCTCACCCACCGCCTGCCACTCACCCACCTCGCCTCGCTCACCGCATCACTAGTAGCACGCTTCACCATTCACATTCACCCACCGCCCATCTAACCCAGGACGTCTGCCTGCTCACCTGCCTGCTGTCTCTAGCGTTTCTACCTTCACTCTGTATCTGTTATGAACAACCAAACCCGGCAAATGATCAACACACTGAAGTTCCTTatttttagccacgctagcagcATGACTGATCGTCAGTCTGTcgctccagactgaaatattacaTCAACTATCTGaaggattgccatgaaattttaaCAAAAACTCCAGTGATCCCTTCACTTtgcatctagcgccaccataaGGTCAAAAAAGTTAAACACTTTGGTTAGAAaatatcacatacagtatattccttcccatcagcctcagctgtactttgtgtctGGTTCTAGCATAGATCAGAGTGGAGCATGCTGGAGACAGGATCGCCCCTTGCTTGTTGTCATGACAACGCACAGCTTCAATAACCCGTCATAAAGCTTGCATGGTTACTAAAAACAAGTGAAACCGTGGTTTGTAATGCCGCCTCACTGTGACTGACGCCAGTCCTCCTCTTTGCCATTACTTTTCCACTTTTCCTTGGCTTCTGTTATAATGTTGTCAAACCACAGTGTGCCACTGGGAGTAGTGCGTCTTCCTCACCACCTGCGCCCATAGAAGTAATGGGATATTGACGCTGCACACACTGTAGTAACTCTTGTTTGTTCTCTGCAGAGTCATCCTGCCCAGGTAACTGcacctgcacctgcacctgCTGGAGGCGTCACCTTTTATAACCCTGCACAGTTTGCACAGGTGaggatttaaagaggacctatgatgcttattttcaggtgcatacttgtattttgggtttctactagaacatgtttacatgctttaatgtttaaaaaaaatgctttacttttctcacagcagctcttttcaccctctgactgAAACGTTCTGTTTTGGCTCCTGCCACCCCAcatcccaaaaagcccagtttgctctgattggtcagctggcccgctGTTATGATTGATCAACCAaatcaaactctttggactccacttcagctctgctctaactagctttgtttgacggcatgttatgcaaatgtgttacgtggtgacatcaccacgttacagaagaaaaggcagtaCTTTaatcaaggcatttcaggcagttcaggagcaaagtttctgtgggggagagtaactccctttggtctggactttgtaactctgcagacattttacattcacaaaaaaactatataacacgctaaaggaaaggggaaaaacacaaaagcataatggagcccctttaaaaaaagagagctcactcatttgtcttctttttcaCTTCATAATCGTTCCTTGTTTTTACCCCTTTTCCCAGACGAGTGCACCATCGGGAGGCGGACACCGCTCTGGACGTCTTGGCGGTCAGCGCCAGTACCCAGTGTTGAAATAAAACATCATCTTGCAGAGAGATTGTGTAAACAGACTTGTTGGATATATCCTACCTGGAAGTAAACGAAGCACATGGACATACTGCTCTCTGCCTAAAGGACCCTTCTTTTTACCCGCACCTGAGAAGAGCATAATCACcgtctccatcatcatcatgttgGTCTTTGTCCCACAGCTTAACCACTCTTCCATCTTTTTCTTTCGGTTCACTAATGGTGTATTTTTAAACAGGCACGGCGTTTTCTTGAAGGGCTTTTTTCCTGCatccaaaacagaaaaacagacagtTGTGTAATGGGTtttaacacacatgcacgtaaACGTTTATCCGCGGATGAATTCATACACGAACTGTGTTCATGTACAATAAATATGTTGCTCCTCTAAGCTGTCCAGCTTCAGATCTAACACTGTTAACAGAATGATCATCCCAGGTCCTGTTTTAAGTTTCCCTTTGTGTCTAAAGTCCAAATGTCCAAGTTTGATTGGTTGAATGTATGTGTGATGGATAGAAAGAAAGTGGCACCTTTTTAATTTCATACTGTGGACTTGTCTTCAGTGTTCTTCTGTCAACTGGAGACGgcatttttgtgtgagaatgAATCGTGTCAATAGTGCATCGTCTGCTGTGTTGTTTGCTTTTCCTCTTGTCGCCCTCCAGTAAAGGAAAGAGACTCGTACCGGCTTCACAAcctgagagttggagagagtcTGCAGTGTTAGGACGCTGCTcgtttcagatatttatttcaatgTCCTCCTGCCCATCAACAACTCTTGACTTTAAAAGACGTGTCGGGGTCTTTCGTCCAAGTTAGGCTTCAGTTTCTCCTCTTGAGAAACGTGACAATATCACTGAAACGAGGGGCGGTCTTCAGAACAGCAGGAATTGGgattaaaactgttttaaatgtCGCTAAAAATAAATCTATCCAAATATTTGTATATCAGATTGATTGTATTTATGAGCTGTAGGcatacaggtgtgtgtgtgtgcgtgtgtgtgtgtgtggagagcaactaATTTTTTCTGATTAGCTTTGAAGAATTGCATTTATGATTCACCAGAGATGACGTGGATTCACTTTCTGATCGTTTGTATCGGCCGCTTCTGCAGACAAATAAATCTTTATCTGAATTGTTAAGTTAATTGTACTCAAAATATGTTTCTTGTCATTTTAATttactgatttgattttgaattTTGTCATCCCAAATGtttcaatgatttttttttttttagacatccGGTTATGATTTTAAAAGGTCCCCTTTTGTTTCAGTGAAAGAATTGTTTTCCCCCCCCAATGTTTTAGGATTCTTCATGTAAAAttctttacataaaaaaacgtAAATACAAAAGGTGAAAAagtaataaagttattttttgcgCTCTGTAGCACTTTGAAAAGACATGTCTATTGGTTTTattcattacattattatttgtgttttaaaataaagtgacattaaattaaatattagaaaTGTGTTAAATCTCGAATGGCAAGCATGTATACCTGAGGAGGAACATCTACCTGCCAGCGTATGTGTGGAGCTGAACACAACTAGTAATACAGATATGTTGGGAAATAGCTCCAATatgatcataaataaataacatcaaaGCTGACAGatatataacaaaatattaaattacagTTGTGTGTGGGAGAGCCAAATCAAGAAAAATCTATGGTGCCAGTGAGGAAATCCAAGCACAAACATTTTCCCCTCAGTGTATTGCAAATTCAGATATCATGTAATCGATGATGTTGTGACCTGGAGGATGCTGATGGAGGGGATTTATAGGTTTGCATTTCATTTCTACCTAATatgcatgcaaatgtatgtgacCCTGTTGAGATTTTTGAAGTTAGTATTTTGCTTATATATAATCTGCTGTATTTTCTGTTAGCAAAGACATTTTTACAAACTTCCACTTACATCATTATGtacagtacaaaaacaaaattaaattgtcATAGCATGACTGTTGGCAACACTTAGATCCTCTCTTAACTGTAAACATTTTCATCAAGCAACAATGATTCGGATGTCTTGTTGTGGAAGTTCAGCAATATTGATGGATAAATGTTTTTCATTAGACACTTGTGCTCTGTCCATAAATCTGAGAAAGACAATCACGTGCTAGCAAAGTGAGCACCCGTAGTAGAAAGGGGCAATATCAGTCTGGGCTTAATAGACTCTTCAATTATTTACAGTAAGTCCAGTCAAACAGAGACTCTCCACAGTCCACCCGACAATcagtataaaacaaaaatagctGCGTATACTGGTAACCTGTTTTACCATGATCTCCTGGAGAGAAGTGCCAGCTCTTCCCAGCATTATATTATCTGAGTTCATTTATAATGTCattctgtgtgtgtaaaaatgtCCTCTTCTGATTAGGTAGAGAGAGTTCGATTCTGAGAGTCCAGTGCTGCTTGTGCTTTCTGAACAGCGACCTCCAGCATGGTGTGGTCACTGAGCAGCTGTTGGAGAGCAGCTGCCTCCATCTCCAGCAGCATACCTGCACAAAGAGATGCACAAGAACATAACCAAGATATCATTAGTGCTATAAACATTTAGTCTCTATCTACAACTTAATAGCCTTATACCATAACAAAAATGATAAAGAAGATAGTACAtgtggaagagagagacagacagagtatCAGGTCACCTGTGATGTCGTTTGCATGAAGTGGATCCAGCTCTTCCACCAGTGAGAAGATCTTCTCTCCCagcctctctgtgtcgtcagcgtCCGACGTGTCACTAATGTCCGTCTCCTCCATGTTCTGCCTGAAGGGAGGCAGCAGGAGCATTATTTCAAAGAAGTGGTTttactgtaatttatcaatGAATATAGGCCCCTTGtccatgctggctcactggactGGCTATGACGCACCAAGTAtaacgggaccataattaatttttatcaattacaccTCTGCTCAGCCTGCAtttacatgtcaaaatggctgatGTGAAATGGgcttatttgttatttttttatgttttattttgtagactTGAACTccgagtaataataataagtcacATACTCCTTAAGTGTCTTCAGGGCGAAGTTCACCTGCTCTTCCAGCAGTTTGGGATCTGACAGAAGGTTTAAAACTGCTTTTTTATGCTGCTCCAGAAGCATTCCTGTTGAAGAACAGCAAATCATATTACAGTAggtctaaaaacaaaaaatcattaaaaatatcatagtacattatgtcattaaaaatttaaaaaagttacagtatagtgtgtcataaaatatcataaaaaaattaaaaatatcttagtacagtatgtcattacaaagttaaaaaagtcacagtatattgtcataaaatatcataaaaaatatatcataGTACAGTTTgccattaaaaagtaaaaaaaaaaaaaggcatagtatagtatgttattaaaaagtaaaaaagtcacagaatagtatgtcttaaaaatgtcataaaaaatatttaaaaaaatatagtatagtgtgtcattaaagagtaaaaaaaacatagtatagtatgtaaaaaaaggtcataaaatggtatattaaaaaaaagtcatagtatagtatgtcataacatGCCATAAAAAAACTAAGTATATTAATGCATTACACAATAGTTACTCATAAATGTATTTGCATATAAATGACAGAAACTAAGAGtccacagccatgctagcagctgtgtgaggctgtacttgggTACAGCACAGCGACGCTTTGAGCAGCATTAAATGCCGACATTAGCATGGCACCATGCTCACAATgaccatgctaacatgctgatgttgctTCGTGTCTGAAAGTGGTATCTTACTGCAAAATATCAGATGTGTGTTGAGTCACAGGACTGGTTGCTTACCTGTGATTTTCTGTGAGTGGCCGGTGTTGTAAACATCCACCAGTTCAAACAGCTGCTCCCCCAGAGAGTCAGAGGACACAGACACGTCATCCTCGTCCTTACTTGATACCTTGCTGCAAAGAGGTGCAGTGACATGAAAATGCACACTTTGAAAGGTTTTTGACACTCACATAAATTCACACATCTATTAACTGTTCCCAAAATAATACACCTAAACTTGGTTGTAAATAGCTGATGATGACTTGAGATTTGCTCACACTATTTAATAGTAGAATAGTCTCCGTTACATTACTTACACTTGACGAAAGCGCTGAATTTTCCATATACACCACTCCGATGTTTATGGGCTTAATGAATTGATTTCATTTGGACCGCGCGGCAAGTGTCGCgtccgagaaaaaaaaatatgtgggTCTGAGCTCCAGAGAAACTATAGTGTGAACAGCAAGAGGACTGAGGCCCCATTAGAGCTGAAGTGGACAAGAAACAGAACTGAGACCTCTTTCATATGAACTGACAATGTGAATGCAAGAAGAACCGAGTCCCTTTTCTGTTGGTCCCCTTTTTCGTCCACTGAGGACTGATTTTGGTTCATTTAAAAAGGACtatatgtgaaaacacccttaCTGACGCTCTAAATGGTCTCATAGGTCTCTCTGGAGACAACAACGCTGAACAGGACGAGGAACCTAAAACCAGAACAGAGTTCCTGCAGTGTGAATGAGCCCTTCTGCATCTAAACACTACCCCACTCCTCTCCTAGGAAACATCTGGCTCAGAGATGACTTATGAGTAGCCACGTACAGTCTAAGACCAGCCTGTTCAGGATGATGGACTGGATACCTGGGCTCCTGTGCCAGCTGCAGGGCTCGCAGGGCTTTCTCCACGGCTGCAGTCAGCGTGGCCTTGTCCTGCAGCATCTGACTCAGGACAGGACCTGGCAGCTCCAGCAGCATACCTGCAacacacaggcaggcagacaggcttGGGAACTTTGGTTTTATGTAGAAGTTGCTGTTATaccaacacacaccaacacgtTTATTATAATGAGGTCTGGGgtctctgaccccaaccatgttttgaacagtgaatatgaattgttaccatcaaatcagagatacagggttccaagatttaataaggttagactgaagcagtcttttgtacaccagtcaatcctaaaactaaatatggagtctaatcccagatcaaatgtacgttgaagaagttgtagttttgttgcctgaacctaaacaagttgttgtagttttattgcctaaacctaaacaagttgtagttttgttgcctaaacctaaacaagttgtagttgtgttgcctaaacctaaacaagttgtagttttgttgcctaaacctaaacaagttgttgtagttttattgcctaaacctaaacaagttgtagttttgttgcctaaacctaaacaagttgtagttttattgcctaaacctaaacaagttgtagttttgttgcctaaacctaaacaagttgttgtagtttttttgcctaaacctaaacaagttgtagttttgttgcctaaacctaaacaagttgtagttgtgttgcctaaacctaaacaagttgtagttttgttgcctaaacctaaacaagttgttgtagttttattgcctaaacctaaacaagtcgtagttttgttgcctaaacctaaacaagttgtagttgtgttgcctgaacctaaacaagttgttgtagttttattgcctaatcctaaacaagttgtagttttgttgcctaaacctaaacaagttgtagttttgttgcctaaacctaaagaaacctttttgtttgtgttcaaaacgtgaatatcgtcttctgttcttgtctttgtcctttttgtgatgttgcaaatggagctgctgtgatgcaaaacacatttcagacctgtctgacgataaagtattatcgtataatgtcacaaaacaaacaaagcaccATGCAGGTCACCTGTGCTCACCTGTGAGTTTCCCAGCATGCTCTCTGTGTTTGGGGTAAATCAGAGAGTACAGTTTCTCACCAAGTGTCTCCAGATCTTCTGCTTCACCCATGGTTGACTTCTCACATTAAGACACTTCCTACAGGTGCCATGTTAACACCACACTGTAACGAGCAGTCTTTACAGAAGACTTTGACCTCTGACAACTTTTGTTTTGGTTCACAGCTTACATTCAAACACTAATACACTAAATCTGTGTCCAAAAATGCAGATTTTTACTAAAAGATTCGTATCATTTACTCTGTGCGTGCCCCACACATGCACTCATGTTATAATCTAACATATTACTCCCATGTTTAAGGCTAAAAACAGCTGACATTTGTGgaaattgaatattttgacGGCTGTCTGTAAACACAAGGCGCGCATCAATGACGTCATACTTTTACTTAGCGCACTCCCAACGGGGACGTGTTCCTCCGCCGGGGCTCGTGGATAATTAGTACTCAATAATACCACtttcaaaatatataatataacgttataatacaaataaaaccacaactgTTACGTTAATTATgactcagtgtttttttttaaatgttttaaaatgtgtttttgatgatAGATTGTTTATAAAAAAGTATCTGTAGTTGCGGAGTGATCTGTGACAGAGATAGTGTAAAGCGGTTTCCGGTCTCTCCGGTCCTCTTCCTCCGCTAAAAGGTAACGTGGTCGCTTCGGCAACCTAATAGCAGCTCACTAAAACGTCTTTATTGTGTCTCCCTGCTTGTATTTAGTCTAAAAAAGTAAGGTATTATGGTTGTGGGGTTTGTTATACAACCTATGTGACAAGAAAAGTCTCTTTATAGTGTAGGAATGGAGAGATATATGTGTGAATACGTCGTCTGTGTTAGGCCTCGTCGTGGAGCTGAGCTGGCTTTAGCTTTAGCTAACTGAGCTTCAGTGCAACCAAtgctgtgttttcagtgtaAACGTTAAAtttatactttgtttttttctttttttcaaggctgttttcatatatgcaatccactgttagtaattataattaaatagtctataaaccaacttttaagtagatgagcttacagacaacCCATCaaatacactagagaaaacaaccccaacattcaaaatttaaataaaattaaaagaaataatgacaaaaagaaagaatagagttaaaaataataataataataaaaaaatacgagagtaataataaatcaaatcaacaaATAACTGCTGTTTAAAGTTGCCTTCAGCTGCTCATGAGTTATTTCAGTAACACTCCCCATGTGTCTTGTTTTTTGTTCAGGTTCATCATGTCTGCCCATTTACAGTGGATGGTCATCAGGAACTGCTCCAGCTTCCTCATCAAGAGGAACGGACAGACCTACAGCACTGTGAGTACACCTGTACCTGTCTCTCTGCTCAGACCACACCTGACTGTCCACACACTACCTGTCTCTGCTCAGACCACCTGACCGTCCACACACTACCTGTCTCTGCTCAGACCACCTGACCGTCCACATACTACCTGTCTCTGCTCAGACCACACCTGACTGTCCACACACTACCTGTCTCTGCTCAGACCACCTGACTGTCCACACACTACCTGTCTCTGCTCAGACCACCTGACTGTCCACACACTACCTGTCTCTGCTCAGACCACCTGACTGTCCACACACTACCTGTCTATGCTCAGACCACCTGACCGTCCACACACTACCTGTCTCTGCTCAGACCACACCTGACTGTCCACACACTACCTGTCTCTGCTCAGACCACCTGACTGTCCACACACTACCTGTCTCTGCTCAGACCACACCTGACCGTCCACACACTACCTGTCTCTGCTCAGACCACCTGACTGTCCACACACTACCTGTCTCTGCTCAGACCACCTGACTGTCCACACACTACCTGTCTCTGCTCAGACCACCTGACTGTCCACACCTGTGTCCCCAACTTATCATGAGTTTTAACCAGggtttttataataataataatgcatttatttatatagcacttctcaaaacagatgttacaaagtgcttcataagacaataaaagcagataaataaagtaaaacaaatatggtaactgctaaaacagaacatcacggaacatatcaataataatagaagtggtaaaaaggtaggacaagttgataaaacaaatatacagtatatatacataaatgtgtataaatgtacacatgcgtccagaaacggatgtatacatacatatatttatacccttCTCCTTATAGAaatgctatcctaaaaaaatgtgtttttaaaagtggataAAGAGTTAGATGATTGTATCTCTATAGGAAGTGCAGTCCACAGTTTGGGAGCCCTGACAGCAAAGGATGTGATGTGATTACACTCGAAAAGTGACAAAATTGGGGGTTCTCAAAAACTATGTACAAATACTAAAAGCCATTTTTGAGTGTGATGTATAGTATGGCCCAACAGTGCAATACAAAAGGTAGTGGAGGTAAGGTGCACAGCCGTAAAACAGCTCAAGGAAGATtttataaacaataaataaatattaaatctgTGGGACAACTTTGAAC
This window contains:
- the LOC119477896 gene encoding uncharacterized protein LOC119477896 isoform X2 translates to MGEAEDLETLGEKLYSLIYPKHREHAGKLTGMLLELPGPVLSQMLQDKATLTAAVEKALRALQLAQEPSKVSSKDEDDVSVSSDSLGEQLFELVDVYNTGHSQKITGMLLEQHKKAVLNLLSDPKLLEEQVNFALKTLKEQNMEETDISDTSDADDTERLGEKIFSLVEELDPLHANDITGMLLEMEAAALQQLLSDHTMLEVAVQKAQAALDSQNRTLST
- the LOC119477896 gene encoding uncharacterized protein LOC119477896 isoform X1, with translation MGEAEDLETLGEKLYSLIYPKHREHAGKLTGMLLELPGPVLSQMLQDKATLTAAVEKALRALQLAQEPRYPVHHPEQAGLRLKVSSKDEDDVSVSSDSLGEQLFELVDVYNTGHSQKITGMLLEQHKKAVLNLLSDPKLLEEQVNFALKTLKEQNMEETDISDTSDADDTERLGEKIFSLVEELDPLHANDITGMLLEMEAAALQQLLSDHTMLEVAVQKAQAALDSQNRTLST